One window from the genome of Dermacentor silvarum isolate Dsil-2018 chromosome 5, BIME_Dsil_1.4, whole genome shotgun sequence encodes:
- the LOC119453281 gene encoding uncharacterized protein LOC119453281 codes for MIPCLKPTTSAASMMLLFSTLVALCPAYVLVHPAGVVPQTQVVYQSPHQPPVVPVAGPGQPHVIYHYGLGGVRPELQPPVVFVRVVPAYPPPNQPPLQPPFIEEVPPVFKNPPPDPEDTPPAKKPGVHGRGGRRTDCPEVDNKKGIAPPPTRKPSKRGRGTQARKSRRPPAEATTRRPPSKANRRVDPKSERLRTERLTAAKNA; via the exons ATGATTCCGTGTTTGAAACCGACGACCTCGGCGGCTTCCATGATG CTGCTTTTCAGCACGCTCGTGGCTCTGTGTCCCGCCTACGTGCTCGTGCACCCGGCTGGTGTTGTGCCCCAGACTCAGGTGGTGTACCAGTCGCCGCATCAACCACCTGTGGTGCCCGTGGCGGGTCCGGGACAGCCACACGTCATCTATCACTATGGACTCGGAGGCGTGAG GCCTGAACTGCAGCCTCCCGTAGTGTTCGTGAGAGTGGTTCCCGCGTATCCGCCCCCGAACCAGCCTCCCCTGCAGCCCCCGTTCATCGAGGAAGTGCCACCCGTGTTCAAGAACCCACCTCCAGACCCCGAAGACACCCCGCCTGCCAAGAAGCCCGGCGTCCACGGACGCGGAGGTCGCCGAACGGACTGTCCCGAGGTGGACAACAAGAAGGGAATCGCGCCGCCACCCACCCGTAAGCCCTCGAAGAGGGGCCGCGGCACTCAGGCGAGGAAGTCCAGGAGGCCGCCGGCGGAGGCGACCACCCGAAGACCGCCCAGCAAGGCCAACCGCCGCGTCGACCCCAAGAGCGAACGCCTGAGGACCGAGAGACTAACCGCCGCCAAGAATGCCTAA